A DNA window from Bacillus carboniphilus contains the following coding sequences:
- a CDS encoding ATP-binding protein, producing MIWKSVVGKLWITILLLLSFVLFVLTMLLLEFFQNYHVDEIEKEVSQTASKVAIIMEEHEDIELALEIVGELVDEATHIVVFTGEGKTYFLPSNIDDHLPVDFFKQNEQLSGVIESRDMVQIEISAPGQIRGDRFSNMIVSGVPFVEPSGSQGVAYIYQSLEVMRETTEQTTKFILLAAGIAIILTTVFAFFLSTRITAPLLKMREAASEVARGNFGTKVPILTSDEIGELAIAFNKMGKQLKNNLSALKQEKEHLSSILSSMADGVITIDRDGSILITNPPAERFLKYWYYEEESNESSDKELPPKVRDLFQSAVLTEQEQTDEIYLQGRSWSFIVSPLYNQQSVRGAVAVVRDMTEERRMDKLRKDFIANVSHELRTPISMLQGYSEAIVDDIAGSEEEKKEIAKVIYDESLRMGRLVNDLLDLARVEAGHITLYHENVNMYPYLDRVLKKFHGVAKEKEISLGLEGVLENDQMVFDVDKIEQVFTNLIDNAIRHTPRGGSVKVISKLNERGWSVDIQDTGTGIPEEDLPFVFERFYKGDKSRTRGKSGTGLGLAIAKNIIEAHEGHISVHSKKGQGTTFSLFIPRKLEEHSIY from the coding sequence ATGATCTGGAAGAGTGTTGTAGGTAAGCTTTGGATAACAATCCTTTTACTTCTTTCTTTTGTATTGTTTGTTCTTACGATGTTATTACTGGAATTTTTCCAAAACTATCACGTGGATGAGATAGAGAAAGAAGTTTCTCAAACTGCTTCAAAAGTGGCCATCATCATGGAAGAGCATGAAGATATTGAGCTTGCCTTGGAAATTGTCGGAGAACTAGTGGATGAAGCTACTCATATCGTTGTATTTACAGGAGAAGGAAAAACCTACTTTCTTCCTAGTAATATAGATGACCATCTTCCGGTAGATTTCTTTAAGCAAAATGAACAACTAAGTGGAGTTATTGAAAGTAGAGACATGGTTCAAATTGAAATCTCTGCTCCTGGTCAAATAAGAGGAGATCGCTTTTCCAATATGATTGTTTCAGGCGTTCCATTCGTTGAACCATCTGGAAGTCAAGGTGTAGCCTATATTTATCAATCGTTGGAGGTTATGAGAGAAACGACCGAACAAACGACAAAATTTATTCTATTAGCAGCTGGAATTGCTATTATTTTAACGACAGTTTTTGCCTTTTTCCTTTCAACAAGAATCACAGCTCCACTTTTAAAAATGAGAGAAGCTGCTTCTGAAGTCGCTCGTGGGAACTTTGGGACTAAGGTTCCAATATTAACGAGTGATGAGATCGGTGAGCTAGCCATTGCCTTTAATAAAATGGGTAAACAGTTAAAAAATAACTTGAGTGCTCTCAAACAGGAGAAGGAACATCTTTCAAGTATTTTAAGTAGTATGGCAGATGGGGTAATTACAATAGATCGTGATGGCTCCATCCTTATAACAAACCCTCCTGCAGAGAGGTTTTTAAAGTATTGGTACTATGAAGAAGAAAGCAATGAATCTAGTGATAAAGAGCTTCCGCCTAAAGTACGGGACCTATTTCAATCTGCCGTTCTAACTGAGCAGGAGCAAACGGATGAAATTTATTTACAGGGGCGATCTTGGTCATTTATTGTAAGTCCACTGTATAATCAACAGTCTGTAAGAGGCGCTGTAGCGGTCGTCCGTGATATGACGGAAGAAAGACGGATGGATAAGCTCCGAAAAGATTTTATTGCCAATGTTTCACATGAATTAAGAACCCCTATTTCAATGCTTCAAGGATATAGCGAGGCAATAGTAGATGACATTGCAGGCTCAGAAGAAGAGAAGAAAGAAATTGCAAAAGTCATCTATGACGAATCGCTTCGTATGGGAAGGTTAGTCAATGATTTATTAGATTTGGCAAGGGTGGAAGCAGGACATATCACGCTATATCACGAAAATGTAAACATGTACCCTTATCTAGACCGCGTTTTGAAAAAGTTTCACGGTGTTGCGAAAGAAAAAGAAATTTCATTAGGTTTAGAGGGTGTGCTTGAAAATGATCAAATGGTTTTCGATGTGGATAAAATTGAACAAGTCTTTACAAACCTAATTGATAATGCCATACGCCATACACCAAGAGGTGGGTCTGTTAAGGTCATAAGTAAATTGAATGAACGAGGCTGGTCCGTTGACATTCAGGATACAGGGACAGGAATTCCTGAGGAGGATTTGCCATTTGTTTTTGAACGTTTCTACAAAGGCGATAAGTCGCGTACTAGAGGAAAATCGGGAACCGGACTTGGGTTGGCTATTGCTAAGAACATTATAGAAGCTCATGAAGGACATATATCTGTTCACAGCAAAAAAGGACAAGGAACGACTTTTTCGTTGTTTATTCCTCGAAAATTAGAAGAACATAGCATTTACTGA
- the sigX gene encoding RNA polymerase sigma factor SigX yields MDSVFQRIYDEYHQDLFQFLFYMVQNREHAEDLVQEVYIRVLKAYDRFEGKSSEKTWLFSIARNVAIDFFRKQKNWKKRLLDSFDWGENQIKDKEPIPEDVAVQNEEIKWMYECLHECSVDQRLVIIMRYIQSLSIAETAESLGWTESKVKTTQHRAIKALRKAMENRMEKEGKDGEQYFLGR; encoded by the coding sequence ATGGACTCCGTTTTTCAACGTATCTATGATGAATATCATCAAGACTTATTTCAATTCCTATTTTACATGGTACAAAATAGGGAGCACGCTGAAGACTTAGTCCAAGAAGTGTACATAAGAGTGCTAAAAGCTTATGATCGCTTCGAGGGTAAGAGTAGTGAAAAAACCTGGCTTTTTTCAATTGCTAGAAATGTTGCGATTGATTTTTTTCGTAAGCAAAAAAATTGGAAAAAAAGACTTCTCGATTCATTTGATTGGGGAGAAAACCAAATCAAGGATAAAGAACCAATTCCAGAAGACGTTGCTGTACAAAATGAAGAAATCAAATGGATGTATGAATGCCTTCACGAATGCTCTGTAGACCAACGACTTGTTATTATAATGAGATATATTCAATCACTGTCAATTGCAGAAACGGCTGAAAGCCTTGGATGGACAGAGAGTAAAGTGAAGACAACTCAACACCGAGCCATTAAAGCTTTGAGAAAGGCTATGGAGAATCGTATGGAAAAGGAGGGGAAAGATGGTGAGCAATACTTCTTGGGACGATAA